The genomic interval ttttgaataatgagcaaaaaatcaatttataacacATTTGCattcctcattttattttttatattcattgttacaaattgattttctttcgcgaaattatttaaaaacaagaGTGTTAAAATCTCAAGGTCTACAATTTATATCTTCAGGGTCCACCACACACTTGAAATTTCGAAATTATGTGAAAGAAATAGACTTTGTGACTTtgtttcctttattatttttaatactaggTCACTGAATATATGTGTTACATGAGGTCTagatcacacacacattaaaataaaattacatataaaccAATTTTTGATTCTTGACACATTTTggtgataaaaatatttccaataaaaaatgtcaaataaatcttttgttgcATTTTTCTTAAACACATTACACTGTTTGAAATGATGGaacattttttctatttctccCAGATTTTAGTAATGCTTGATACTTTAGATAAAAGTTCAAGATTTTTAGTTTAACTGACTCAATTGTAACACAAGGGATGGATGCCTTTTGCCAAAGAAGTATTATCTTTTCTGCCTCAATCTCGAAAATTTGTTTAAATGAAGGATCTTTCTtaactatattcttttctttatcttgttcaaataaaacacattttagtaTGTCCCACCTAGTTGGCAAAACTCACTTGCTAAGATCATATGGAGTACCAAATATTGGGCATTCAATATCATGGTGCGTTATTGGCTTACGAGTCATCACTAAATGTAAACAACACTAAATTTAACGTGATCGTTAATTTTAATACAATGGCCTAAAGTCAAGGTACAAAGCAGAAAACTTCACACGTACCATGTACATCCACACACAATGACTGCTGCAGTGGCACTGGAGAGAAGTTCACACTCCCGTTCTCTATATAGTCAGTGCGAACCTCAAGATATTAATCAATTGTATTGAAACTTGGTATGCAACCTCTTAAGGATACTATATTTACTGTTTTGCATTTtgctatgtagaaatatatatacattacgacTTATAATCGATGAAATCCAAAATTTGACCAAAAATAGcgatttttaaatttttcaattgtgTTGCGGAGCCTGAAAAGCATATTTAATCGCAATGTTCTTTATACACTTTTCTTTTTAACCTAATTCacaacaaaatatctatttctttattacgcataaggggctaaacacagaggggacagacaaggacagacataggtattaagtcgattacatcaatcccagtgcataactggtacttaatttatcgaccccgaaaggatgaaaggcaaagtcgacttcggcggaatttgaactcacaacgtaacgacagacgaaatacggctacgcatttcgcccggcatgctaacgtttctgccacctcactgcaACAAAATATCGATTCTTGGTTACCAATTTCGAAAGTTGCACTTTTCGCTCCACCCTACTGAATAGTCTTCCGTGATCTAACAATACATAACGAGAGTTATCTCCCTCGAATAAACCTCACTCATTTATCTTAATTATTGTGTTGTTTATCTAGTCTCAATGTTTTACGTTGTCTCTCAGAAAATTCTGTTGTTGGATTAAACGTTAGCAATCATGTTTTAGGTTTAATGTTCATAATTTATCAATAGATTAATGtatttcttcaaaaatatatctatactGAAATAATAAAACACTATATTAAAAATGAGTATCAAAGTGAGATATGACATGTCTGGAGCTCAATTTAAATTGCTTGTCCCAACCCTCTGACCGATTACAGAaactatttgataaaaatatctaCCGTCACAATCCTAACGATACAGTTACTTTTTCCTGTTCCGAGAACAATTTTGGAATGAATGTTTCTGCATTTCATTTTAATGTGGAAACAGGATGGTGGAGAGTAAAGAATCGAGGGAACTGTCTAATCCAATATGTAcatatgatgataaagatgaggagatagaaaatataaattctcAACCCAAATGTCACCATGTTTGAACAGTTATAAGGATTGCTACATGCTGGAATATAACATTTactctctgtcatcatcatcgtcgtttaacgtctgctttccatgctagcatgggttggacggtttgactggggtctgggaagccaggagactgcaccaggctccagtctgatctggcagtgtttctacagctgggtgcccttcctaacgccaaccactccaagagtgcagtgggtacTTTTTTACGagtcactggcacaggggtcaCAGGGGGCTGACATTGACTgagattggatggtgctttttacgtgacaccggcatggAAGCGAGTCAAGGTGACATATCATCTTtgtcgtttaacgttcgctttccatgctggcatgggttggacagtttgactgaggtctggagagccagaaggctgcaccaggctccaatctgatctggcaaagtttctacaactggatgcccttcctaacgccaaccactccgagtgtagtgggtgattttacatgccactggcatgaaagccagtcaggcagttctggcaatgaccatgctcaaaaggtgtttttatgtgctacctgcacaggagccagtctggcggcactggcaatgaaaTATACAGCTTAATtgaagaaagagaacaaaaaacgtAGTGACAATTGTGATTGACTTAGAAACAAGAGAGATCTTTTCATCAAATGAAGAAATAATCtcacaatatttacatgctaaaggaaataaatgtataatatttgtTTGCAGTAAGGGACTAttttatataaagtaaaagaattatgaatattttttttaccacaattatttacataattacaACACGAGCTCCGTCCAAACCGTGCTgtccgtccaacccgtgctagcacggaaaacggacgttaaacgatgatgatgatgatgatgatgagatcagAGAAATAACTGCAATGTGACAATGGCATCAGTGATAAATAATGGTGTGATGTACTGGATGCTGTATACAAAATAACTctttaaataattgaaaagtgGCTCTGAACGAAAAAACACCCTAATGACAATTTATGCTATTTCCAGAGATTTGTGAAAGCTGAAAAATAGGTGTCAGCTGAGCCTAAAACTGAATCAACAACACTAGACAGAGTTGACAATCATCAAAGTCCTTTCCTTTGGACAATAATATTTGCTTCATGTCAATGTGCCATTCTGTTACCAGTAGGTGAAAGGATATGTTTAGCAATGAGAATTACATTGATAGGAGAAGGCAGAAAAGCTCTGTGAATTATCCACTAAATCAATAAAAAACTACATAGTCTTTTCATTgctttacatacaaatatgtatttttcagaaaatataacaagaCAATCTCTAGTTGACTTCTCTTACTCTCAACCTCTTTTGTAAAAGCAGCTTAGGATTAGAATATTTATTCTAATCCTAAGAAATGCATTTAAGAAGTACTAAAAATTATTAACAGAATATTATTGGTACGAAATCTCACACAGATGGATTAAAAGATGTtgataaatttgaaagaagataTTTAGTAGCCATATTTGTCCAATATCTTTAAGGAATACTTCATAtttaatttgaatgaaatatttaatttatagaaaaaataattatgagaatTTGGTACAAAGGTGTTAATGACATACACAAAACAGTGTGTAAAATTTTGTGTAATAATTCACAATACATTTTATTCATAAGTAGATGGGGATTATTGAATATTTCGCTGGAagttaataatgaaaacaaaaaattgatAAGTATCAGACAGAGATATTTAGAACTATTTATTAAGTGaagtataatgatgataattaaacCTCCATTTATATGTTTCGTATTATACtgctaaatataataaatttctgtgatgttttgGTATATTATAATAACAACTACATTAATGTGATGTATGATAGTTTGTTGAAAGACGATGATATTATTTCTGATTCTCAAAATTCATCAATTGTTGTCAGAGTTAATAGATTTTAACAACAGTTGACAATATCGTCAGTTTCTAACTCACAATAAATACCTTAAATAACAAAtctacattaaataatatttatcaacatcttaattataaaatataaacctttctaccataagcacaaagcctgaaattttggatgggtaagggttaattgattacatcaaccccactgcttatctggtacttatttcatcctgGTAGTCTTTGaaatcagaaggtaaagacaaataaaatgccATAAAGCATTTTCTGTTGTCTGCCAATAATTCTGCAAACTTGCCACCTTGaaaataatatcagtaataacaataaacatccttagtttattatttacaatatatatatgtatatctataaaatgGATATTAATAATCTATCACAGTACATTGAAAATTTAATTAGTGAGTTATTACAACAAAACAGATATAAACTATACTGACATACATTAGTCAACACCCAGTCTTACTGGTTAGTGATGTCTTCTGacagtgaaataaaatatatatatatacaactagttTAGACTATATTAGACCAATATTCtttatagcaatatatatgttttttaatatttcttgtataatGTTGTCTTGTGTGATTCTGACATTAAAAGGTGTAATCCAGATTGAAGTAATTGCATTACAATGTCTACTGCAGTTGTGTTGTTAATGGTGGAAGTGATGGCTAGATCTCTCGATCCTCCACTGTCCCagtccctgtatatatacaacatggcaGACATTTTAGATATTATCCTTACCCTGTCTTTCATTAgaaacacaaataatataaatgttataatgaatatgaaaagataataagagagagagagagagagagagagacttacctGCATTGTTTAATCCTTCACTGTAGTTGTGTGTGATGGATGATGTGTATCCTGCTGTAGTGTTCCACtccaactactgctgctgctgctgtagtggtATTATAgtggtactgctgctgttgtagtagtgttcctgtgttactgctgctgctgctgctgttcctgtGTAACTGCTGATATAATAGTGTGACAGTTGCTGTATGTAGTGGGAGGTGAGATGTTAGCCAGATGCTGGTGTGTGCTAGTTACAACTCTatgtcctccacacacacacacacacacacaattgtgtgtatgatgaacaaagaaaaaagctaTCAGCCTCACtttcaatattgaaagaaatatagaaaatctctctcatccaATAGGAAATTATTGCAATGTTGTCTgtgtcacacaaacacatcaaataACAGAAGCCACATGGAAGTAAAGCAGTTTGTAGTGCTAAGAATTTCGTTTgtgtttaatattaataagcaaagaaacttcatattttccttttatcttcaAGTTATAAACTATTTGATATTCTAGTCTAGAAATTaatctttataattatttaaattcaaaattatatttgacgctaatattgattttaaactgCTATATAATGGTGGAAAATAATTAATTCTAACTTTTTATCTTtgaatatttatgaatttgtcTGATGCTTAACTTACAAATtctataatacaataaatatacgATTTCCTTAGTTGGTTttgaaatataatcatatatttcagGTAAATATTATGAAATGAGTTATGAACTACTTCATGTAAAATTAGGGTTTTTAGATgaatatgagaaaaataaaatctataacaGTTGAAACAAACTAAAGAAGTATGGaaatatagtttaaaatattaacattatttaaGTATCAGACATGGAAATTATACACCATAAGGAAGATACTGTTGGCCGTTTATGTGTGCGATGTGTGAAAAAAACATAGAGTTGATATTTTTATAGGAATATAAAGTATTGTATAAGATttggtgtgagagagaatcatttAACAATAGTCATGGAACATCTACTATGTTGGCTGTAGATAGGTATCTTGTATTTGTTGTCCCTTTAGTATTGTGGATGCAACTGGATTGTCATTGGTATATTctgtaaaatatcaaatatacaaacacaaattacatttCAATATAACAACTCCAATATATAAAGGTAGAAACATTGATCTTGTATTACACTaagcataacattatatattgtcCTACAGTAATAAAGgcaattacatttatatgttatGTTTTGATAAAAGTTACCTGGTTCTGCAGGTATCTCATCATATGGTTTAGTCTTGCCATTACTCTTGCTAGCTTCTCTGTCCTTTTGGGATGTTAAGGTGTCACTGTTGTAAGACATGATGGAACTGGTACGACGTCCTTGACTATGGATTGAATCACATCTCTGTGGATTAGAAAACAAAGCAGggtgaaacaatataaaataaaagtagcAATTGCATCTATATTCTGGAATGTTCCTAGAATGAAAGAACAGATTAAAGCTTTGaattcaacaaaaatataattgaagATTTTCTTAGTAAATTATAATAAACATTgaggagagaattaacaaatatattagtgcaaagaaatatttataattgcttCTCCAAAAAGTAAATTTATGAAATGCCTCACCCGGGGCACtgatattataggcgcaggagtggctgtgtggtaagtagcttgctaaccaaccacacggttgcgggttcagtcccactgcgtggcatcttgggcaagtgtcttctgctatagccccgggctgaccaatgccttgtgagtggatttggtagacggaaactgaaagaagcctgtcgtatatatgtatatatatgtatatgtgtgtgtgtttgtgtgtctgtgtttgtccccctagcattgcttgacaaccgatgctggtgtgtttaggtccccgtcacttagcggttcggcaaaaagagaccgatagaataagtactaaaaggtggtgctccagcatggccgcagtcaaatgactgaaacaagtaaaagagtaaagagtaagagtatcaaTAATCTTTTATAAAGAAGATATAAGGAATATGATATGacatgtaaatgaaataaaatatataaaacatgttttcagAAATATTGATCACAAATATCtaacaagaaaattattttaaaatatatttacctgaGGCACAGGTGGAAGTCTCCTCTGTGTTGTTGAGAATTTCCACTCATCTGGTGTCTGTTCCATCTCCAGAAAAAACTGACTTTTAGATTTTATTGTCTGAAGATTTCGGTTAAATATCTCTTCTGCATTTCTCGTTATTGCAACAGGATTGTTAGTCTGATACAGTAATTGTCTCATCTCAgtctgagagagaaagttgggattcTCTGCTGTTGTGGGTGAGTTATTTGTGTGATTAATACATCTGAAAACACACAGTGTTATGGACACTACAATAGCCACAGATAGTATTACAGCTGCTGCTACAATGATAATTACCCAAGTCATATTCAGGTCGTGACCAGACTGGAATGGCACAGCAGTCAACATTGGAGATGTATCATTACTAACAACAGTGTTAGTATGATAGCAGTTGTTGCTGATTGAACTGGAGTACCACCGTCTTTCACTATAAACTGCAGCTCATATGTTCctgcatcattttggtaaactgtgcGAGAGAAAGATAACACACCAGTGTGTGAGTTCACTGTAAACAGGTTTTTATCATTGGATCTCAGTATTCCATATGTGAGGAAAGCATTGTTTCCAGTGTCTTTGTCAGATGCTCTCAGAATTGTGATGTCCTTCTTACTGTGTGGATGGTAGTGGACATCGAGATTGTAAGGGTCATTATTAGGAAACGTAAAATACggagcattatcatttttatctagaATCTCAATAACAATATTGGCAGTGTCATTGAGAGAAGGTGTTCCATTATCTTTCACTAAAACCTTGAACTTATAGATGTCTTTCATTTCTCGATCTATTGGTTGTGATGTAGAAATGAATCCATATTTTGTCAGTTGGAAAggaatgttatcattgttgttatcattgatgaTAGAATATGTAAGTTGGCCTCCATCTCCAAGATCAGGGTCAGTAGCATTGATGAAGCCAATAGGGAAGTCAACTTTCTGGTTTTCATAGGTGAGGAATTGGAATGCCTCTTTGGTAAAATGTGGTTCTACATCATTGACATCAGTTACTttgacagagaaatattttttactttctagtTGAGGTGACCCCATGTCATGACACACAATAGATACTTTATAGTGGTCCCTTATTTCTCTGTCAAGATGACCCTTAAcaatcattttatattctttagaatCTATTTTGGCAAGTTTAAACTTATCATGTTTTAAATCACAGATAACCTCACCATTAGGTCCATTATCGGTGTCAGTGACCATAACATAAGCTATAAAACTACCAATTTTACTTGCTTCTGAAACTGCTGCTGAGCTCTCTGATAAAGGAGatacaaaatctatatttatcaatggaGCATTATTCTGGTTATTAATAATGTGAATCTGGACTTTGGTTACAGAACTTAAATGTGGATTTCCTTCATCCTGTgcttcaataaataatttatatgattGCTTTTTACTAAATTGAAAGCTGTCATGTAAAAACAGATCTCCAGTCTtcttatttaatacaaaatatttctggatatttCGAGAGGTTTTGTGGTTGAAATGGTAAGAAATCTTTCCATTGTCTCCAGAATCTTTATCTGTGGCCTTTAAAGTAAAAATTGGCAAATGTCTTTGATGTGAATTACTTATAGAGATGTTGTAAAGTTTCTGTGAAAATACAGGTACATTATCATTGACATCTGTCACAGATATGTGTACCTTGAGTATAGCTGTTTTGGGAGGGTTTCCTCCATCTTTAGCTTCCAGAGTCAACATATATGAATCTTTGAGTTCCCTGTCTAATTTGTCTCCTAAAACTAGAGCTGGTATGAAAACACCATCATATCGCTTTTCAACTGAGAGAGAAAATggttctcttttacttttcttaatCATATATGTTATTTGTGAATTCTGTATTGAAATATCTTGATCAATGGCATTTAAAAGTGAGATTTTAGTACCTTGAAGGTGACTCTCAAGAAATTCAATTTGAACTTCATTCTTTGGGAATTCTGGTGAGTGGTCATTGATGtcttctattaatatttttatccttAGAATCTTCATAAAAGTTTCTTCTTTCCTCACTGCTACTTTGACAATTTTGGAACATTCCTTGTTGTATGTACACAGAGACTCAGCATCCAGTGTTTGAGTAGTGTATAGTTTTCCTGAGTTGGTGACATTAAATAAGTGAGAACCACTCTCGACTGTCCTTTGTAGTTGTGTAAATGTAATGAGAGTGTGTTGTTGATGTGTGAGAGGGTGTGATAAGTTGGAGTCAACAGCAATGTCTCCTATATAGGTGTGAGGTCTGCCTTCTTCCTTGACATAGTATGTAATATCTATGGACAGTACAAGGGTGATCAGTAAATGTAGAAGACACAGTAGACCAATATATGCTGTCATGTCTGGAATTCTTCATCACATTTGAGCAAGAGAAATTGCTATAAAGACAACaaagatatttaaatgaaattaaatttaaaaaacaataatttttctaaatgttatTGCTATTTCTTAATAAAGTCCGGTAGACACAACTGAATAATTTAAAATTAGCTTCTGTGATACAGGTTGGAAGCATTAGAAAGTATAATATTGGTTTATGGAAATCAATTGGTTCATGCTGAAAACATTGGTTCATGCTGATCAAAATACGAACTAAACAAAAGGTTAATAATATTCCTTTTATGCCAGGAATACATCTCTTTATAGAGAAGCACCATGTTGATAGTGACAAAGAACAAGATCAAATGTGTAATGCAACTATACTTAAGAGAAGTacttcatcatcaccaacaccatagTCGTCATTGTTGGTGGCGGCAGTGGACTCATTGTCATCAGCATtatctaatgtccattttccatgctggcatatattGGGCAGTTTGATAAGATCTGAAGAGTGACAGAGCGGCATCGGGCCCTAATatcacatggtttctatggcttgatgcccttcttaatgctaaaTTTTTTATAGTGtatactggatgcctttcctgatatTGGTACCAGTGACGTTGTTAAGTaacttaaaaaaacaaagaaaaaaataaacctcCTTAATTGAGTAGGAGTGTAGCAAAATTTAGAAATTAAACAAGATTAGTATTAAAAACTACTCTGATGAAGCAGTGCTAAGGTACAGAGGAAGGCGAGGGGAACAATTAGGTATGATCCACAGATCTATTGTTGCAGTTACACCATGTCTCCATCTAGCTGAGAACCAGACTTTGATATGTGATGTAAAGTGATGGTCTGAGCCAATGCAAGAACTTTTATATGGTCATTCTGTCTGTGGTAGTAAAAGGCAGCCCAACCTTCAAATCTGATTCTACAGTCTCACAAATAGATGAATATACTTGATAAAGTAATCCTGAATATAATAAACCAGAAATGATGACAGAATGTTGACAGCTTGAATAATGCAGACTCTGACAAGGAAATATTAAAACCCTTTAAATttacatcacagagaaagattttagTCGTTGGAGATTAATGatatatacaatatgaaaacAACAGCAATTCTACTCTAAGC from Octopus sinensis unplaced genomic scaffold, ASM634580v1 Contig17044, whole genome shotgun sequence carries:
- the LOC118761752 gene encoding uncharacterized protein LOC118761752 — translated: MLTAVPFQSGHDLNMTWVIIIVAAAVILSVAIVVSITLCVFRCINHTNNSPTTAENPNFLSQTEMRQLLYQTNNPVAITRNAEEIFNRNLQTIKSKSQFFLEMEQTPDEWKFSTTQRRLPPVPQRCDSIHSQGRRTSSIMSYNSDTLTSQKDREASKSNGKTKPYDEIPAEPEYTNDNPVASTILKGQQIQDTYLQPT
- the LOC118761750 gene encoding protocadherin-18-like, which produces MPLCHSSDLIKLPNICQHGKWTLDNADDNESTAATNNDDYGVGDDEVLLLNITYYVKEEGRPHTYIGDIAVDSNLSHPLTHQQHTLITFTQLQRTVESGSHLFNVTNSGKLYTTQTLDAESLCTYNKECSKIVKVAVRKEETFMKILRIKILIEDINDHSPEFPKNEVQIEFLESHLQGTKISLLNAIDQDISIQNSQITYMIKKSKREPFSLSVEKRYDGVFIPALVLGDKLDRELKDSYMLTLEAKDGGNPPKTAILKVHISVTDVNDNVPVFSQKLYNISISNSHQRHLPIFTLKATDKDSGDNGKISYHFNHKTSRNIQKYFVLNKKTGDLFLHDSFQFSKKQSYKLFIEAQDEGNPHLSSVTKVQIHIINNQNNAPLINIDFVSPLSESSAAVSEASKIGSFIAYVMVTDTDNGPNGEVICDLKHDKFKLAKIDSKEYKMIVKGHLDREIRDHYKVSIVCHDMGSPQLESKKYFSVKVTDVNDVEPHFTKEAFQFLTYENQKVDFPIGFINATDPDLGDGGQLTYSIINDNNNDNIPFQLTKYGFISTSQPIDREMKDIYKFKVLVKDNGTPSLNDTANIVIEILDKNDNAPYFTFPNNDPYNLDVHYHPHSKKDITILRASDKDTGNNAFLTYGILRSNDKNLFTFNQQQLLSY